GGAAGCAGGTTCTGCATGGCAAACTGAGGTTCAGCAAGCTGAAATGCCAAGCTCTATGACACAGCCTAGCTATCAAGCTCAACAACCAAGCTATACACCTGCGCCTCAACCAACTTACGGGCAAACTCAACCGACATATAGCCAACCAAGCTATGGTCAAACGAATATGAGTGGAGCAAGTGAAATGGTCGGGAACTGTAATGTGGTAAGAGATAGCAGTAATACCCCAATTTATAGCCAAATCCCAAAAGGTTGCTATACAGATAGCTCTTATACAGTTGGAAAACATGATACTTGGTTCTTAGTCGCTTATTTAACAGGACAAACAGCAAATCAACTTGCGACATTAAATAACCTAAGCACGGCAACGCCATTAAAAGTTGGCCAGGTTTTACGTGTAAAATAATTCTTAACTAAACACATTTTTACTCATACATACTATTATTTATAGAGCGCCATTTTTGGCGTTCTTATTTTGTTTAAAGGACATTTAGAATGAAAAAATCTTTTTTATTACTTCCATTAGCAGCGCTTGTGTTGACTGCTTGTGGCTCTAATACTCCAGCACCTGTTGTTAATGCGGATGGTGCAGACCTTTCACCTGGTGTAATGCAGCCAGTTTCAGGTACAGGTGCAACAGACACTAGCTATGGTTGGCAAACTGATGTCCAAAGCACATCCATGCCAACAACGATGACCACCCCAACTTATACACCACCTACACCACAGCCTGTGTATCAAGCACCGCAACCTGTTGCGCAACCTAAGCCTACGCCCGTAGAAAAACCAAAAGCAACAACTACCAAAACAACGAAAAAACAAGTTCCTCAAGATTTCACCATTCCGCGTGATGAGAACAATGCGCCAATTTATAGCCAAATCGACAAAGGTTTCTATAACGGAGACACCTATACCGTACGCAAAGGCGATACCATGTTCTTAATTGCTTACATTGCGGGTAAAGATGTCAAAGAAGTGGCTGCATTAAACAATATGAGCGAGCCTTATCAACTGCGTGTAGGACAAACCTTAAAACTGGGTAATAGCCAACCGGTCGCAACAGAAACTCAAACCGCAAAAGCAGCACCACAACCTGCGCCAAAACCTGTTCAAGTTGAGCCTGTAGTTACTTACACACAAGCACCAAATGGTACGGCTTATGGTTCTGATGGCACTATTACGGGCCCAGTTAAAGCAGGCGCAGGCGATGCAACAGCACCTGTCACTCGCCCAGTCGTCACAGCAACAGCCGGAACAGCGGTTACCGCAACAGCAGGAACTGCGACACCACGTGTAACAGCAACGACGGCAACCAGCCCGAGTGCACCAAGCTATAACACCACCCCAGCACCAGCTGTTTCATCAATCAAATGGCAATGGCCAACACAAGGTCGTGTAATTTCAGGTTTCTCATCATCTGAAGGCGGTAACAAAGGTTTAGATATTGCGGGAACAAAAGGTCAAGCCGTTAAAGCAGCGGCGGCAGGTCGCGTAGTTTACGCTGGCAACGCACTACAAGGTTACGGTAACTTAATCATCATTAAACATAACGATGACTTCTTAAGTGCTTATGCACACAACGATAGCATCAAAGTGGAAGAGCAAGATAATGTCAAAGCAGGTGAAACCATTGCAACTTTAGGTAGCACTGGTACAAACAGCAACAAACTTCACTTTGAAATTCGTTATCAAGGTAAGTCTGTTGACCCTGCTCGTTATTTACCAAGACAGTAAGAAATGTTAAAGCCATTTATGACCTTAAGTTTAACGGCTGCATTAATGGCTTGTTCGCCAACATCGAGCGAACGAGCTATTGGCGGAACAACAGATAAACACGGCTGTTTACCTTCAGCGGGGCAAAGTTATTCTTATTTGAAGCAACAATGTGTGCAACCATTTAACGTAGCAGACATTACCCTAGAAGAGCCAGCCAATGCCACATTAGCCGTTTATGTGATCTTATCTGACGATAAAGCACAGGCAGAAGTCTTTGCGGCAGATCTTCCCGAGAAGACAATCCTGAATGTCGTAAAAGGTGGCTACGTATCTCCAGATAAAAAAGTCCGCTTACGTAAAACCGAAACGGCTTGGAAAATCACGAAGTAATTTTGCAAAAAATTCAATAAATCTGACCGCTTGTCACAAGCGGTCTTTTTACAAGGAGAAATAATGACAACACGTTGTAGCTGGGCTGGTGACAGCGAAATCTATGTGAATTACCACGATAATGAATGGGGCAAACCTGAATATAACAGCCAGAAGCTATTTGAAAAAATCTGCCTTGAAGGGCAACAAGCTGGGCTATATTGGATCACTGTACTCAAAAAGCGAGAAGCCTATCGTGAAGCCTTTTATCATTTCGATCCTGTAAAAATTGCCAAAATGACGGAAGCCGATCTTGATCAGCTTATGCAAAATGCAGGTTTGATCCGCCATCGAGCAAAGCTGGAAGCGATTGTTAAAAATGCGAAAGCCTATCTCGCCATGCAAGCCAACGGCGAAGACTTTAGCCAATTTATCTGGTCTTTCGTGAACAACCAACCACAAATCAACGATGTTCCCACATTAAGTGCAGTTCCAGCCAAAACGAACGTTTCAACTGCGATGTCTAAGGCATTGAAAAAGAAAGGTTTTGTTTTTGTGGGGGAAACCACTTGCTATGCCTTTATGCAATCCATGGGGCTTGTTGATGATCATTTAAATAGCTGTTTTTGTAAAACAAATTTGTAAAAAAATCATGGAAACTGACCGCTTGCACATTATTTTTGCTCATCATGATGAAGATATTCCTGATATATTTTTAGATTATGCTAAACCTAAAAATATATTAGAGCAAACATTATCTGAACGGCAAATTAAAAAATGGAAAAGTCGCCGTATGGCTTATTTTCTATTAAATCAACTTTTTGAAAAATTTAATTTAGATAAAGATTTATTAAATCAAATTGAAAGAACAGCAAGTGGCAGACCTTTTATTTCCCATCCCTATATTGATTTTAATATTAGCCATTCTGGTGATTGGGTCGCGATTATTTTTTCATATCACAAACCATTAAACGCGGTGGGGATTGATATTGAACATCCGCAAAAAATCAGACGATTTCATGATTTACTGCATTATTATGCAAGTGAGCAAGAGATTACTGAAATTCTCAATCCTAACATTTTACCTGAGTTAACTTCACTGGATGCTCGCTTCTACCTGAGCTGGTGCTTACGTGAAGCGGTGCTTAAATCACAGGGTATGGGTATTGTTAAGCTTAAAGAAGTGACTCACTCCTTAAGTAAGCAAACACTGACCACGGCATATAGCCCAAGTGGAAAGTTACATTTTTATTATCAACTCCCGTTTTATTTAGCTTACTTCTTTGAGCAATCGCAATCTGTGTTATCATTGCCGACACTTCAACAATGGCATAATAATCAATTTATTCCCTTAACGGATATTCAACCTATTATTTATCAAGTAAATTAAGGAATACCATGTCAAACACCCATTTAAATACTAATTTAGAAAGCAAACATTCTCGGTTTGGAAAATTAATTTCAGAAGGATTTCAATGGATTTTAAATATTTCTTTATTAGCCATTGGTTCTATTCTTGCTTATTCCCTTTTCTATGAAGCTTATACATTAATTGATTTATTTTTTAATCACAGTGATAAATTTCAAATTGTAGAAAAAATTGTGATTTTCTTTTTATATTTTGAATTTTTAGCCTTGATTGTTCAATATTTCAAATATAACTATCATTTCCCATTACGCTATTTTTTATATATCGGTATTACGGCTATGGTACGTTTAATTATTGTGGATCACTCAAATGCAATGCATACGCTACTTTTTGCCCTTGCCATTTTAGTGATGGTTGTCGC
Above is a genomic segment from Actinobacillus indolicus containing:
- a CDS encoding LysM peptidoglycan-binding domain-containing protein encodes the protein MKKSFLLLPFAAAVLTACSSNTSETSPNVEVTEAGSAWQTEVQQAEMPSSMTQPSYQAQQPSYTPAPQPTYGQTQPTYSQPSYGQTNMSGASEMVGNCNVVRDSSNTPIYSQIPKGCYTDSSYTVGKHDTWFLVAYLTGQTANQLATLNNLSTATPLKVGQVLRVK
- the nlpD gene encoding murein hydrolase activator NlpD, which translates into the protein MKKSFLLLPLAALVLTACGSNTPAPVVNADGADLSPGVMQPVSGTGATDTSYGWQTDVQSTSMPTTMTTPTYTPPTPQPVYQAPQPVAQPKPTPVEKPKATTTKTTKKQVPQDFTIPRDENNAPIYSQIDKGFYNGDTYTVRKGDTMFLIAYIAGKDVKEVAALNNMSEPYQLRVGQTLKLGNSQPVATETQTAKAAPQPAPKPVQVEPVVTYTQAPNGTAYGSDGTITGPVKAGAGDATAPVTRPVVTATAGTAVTATAGTATPRVTATTATSPSAPSYNTTPAPAVSSIKWQWPTQGRVISGFSSSEGGNKGLDIAGTKGQAVKAAAAGRVVYAGNALQGYGNLIIIKHNDDFLSAYAHNDSIKVEEQDNVKAGETIATLGSTGTNSNKLHFEIRYQGKSVDPARYLPRQ
- a CDS encoding DNA-3-methyladenine glycosylase I, which codes for MTTRCSWAGDSEIYVNYHDNEWGKPEYNSQKLFEKICLEGQQAGLYWITVLKKREAYREAFYHFDPVKIAKMTEADLDQLMQNAGLIRHRAKLEAIVKNAKAYLAMQANGEDFSQFIWSFVNNQPQINDVPTLSAVPAKTNVSTAMSKALKKKGFVFVGETTCYAFMQSMGLVDDHLNSCFCKTNL
- a CDS encoding 4'-phosphopantetheinyl transferase family protein, which translates into the protein METDRLHIIFAHHDEDIPDIFLDYAKPKNILEQTLSERQIKKWKSRRMAYFLLNQLFEKFNLDKDLLNQIERTASGRPFISHPYIDFNISHSGDWVAIIFSYHKPLNAVGIDIEHPQKIRRFHDLLHYYASEQEITEILNPNILPELTSLDARFYLSWCLREAVLKSQGMGIVKLKEVTHSLSKQTLTTAYSPSGKLHFYYQLPFYLAYFFEQSQSVLSLPTLQQWHNNQFIPLTDIQPIIYQVN
- the psiE gene encoding phosphate-starvation-inducible protein PsiE, whose amino-acid sequence is MSNTHLNTNLESKHSRFGKLISEGFQWILNISLLAIGSILAYSLFYEAYTLIDLFFNHSDKFQIVEKIVIFFLYFEFLALIVQYFKYNYHFPLRYFLYIGITAMVRLIIVDHSNAMHTLLFALAILVMVVALYVVHTDRLRKS